The DNA region GATACATTGATCAAGGTTCTTTAGTAGAGGTACATCACTTTAAGGCGCTTCATATTTTCCAACCCATTTATATGTTATAAATGCATgataaattgatcaaaaaattaaaaagcaatttcAAGAATATAAATAGGTTTGTTCAGTTGGTTTAGTTCAACTTCTCCAAAGCTAAACAGAACTCCAGCATTTGAGACTGTACACTTTTCTTCCAAATTAAACCAAATCTGAAACAATCGATCTGAATGCATCGAAGAGTCAGTTCTGAAATTCACGTTGACAAAATTTCACTCACCCTTTATGCTGACATGAGTCAAGAAAatctaagaaaagaaaaggcgtgGACCTCAATCCTTAAGAACACAGAAGATGTTAAGAAATGTAGATTCAGCAACCACTATTTCAATTCAAGCCAGGCAGATGCTAACAGTTAACGTAGTTGCTCATCCACCTGTACCATTCACCCAGtagaatttttttcattcatttccaCAACTTGAATTCCCAGTTCTAATTGACCAATGACTAGGCCCCACATAGCTTATATGAAGTTGGCTCTAGGACTCCTATGTTCTGCAAACATAAATCTCTCTAAAGCAGGTAGAATCATATATATGACCTGatcaaattaacaaatcaaagtcTTGTCAGTTCACATCAAGTGTTTAATATAAATCGTGGCAAAGTAACATCATCCTAAACTCAAAATATGCTGAATAAGCCTGTCCTcaacaacataaatataaatggCCTTCTACAATAAATGGATctgtgttttatttgagatccATTCCTTGACGGTTATGTTATGTGGATGGGAGATTATAACTACCAATATAAAAATAGGAACAAAGATCAGGCACCCGCTCTTATCATTAAAAACTCAGTGAAGGTGCCAAACTAACTCAAACTCAATAACTAACATTCAACACCTCACAGGAAAATGCATGATGTTATATCATTGCTTTAACAATGGggatcataaataaataaaaattacagtaATTACAGACCTCGCCTCTCAGTTCTGCATAGTAAACAGTCCCAAAGCCACCTTCACCAATCTTATTTGCAAGACTAAAGTCATCAGTGGCCTTAGCAAGTTCTTCATAAGAGAATTCCACAGATTTGTCCACAGTTATGCCTGTAAGACCTTGAGACCCAGTCGCATTCACAGGTCTATTGGAGTTACTTCCAGTTACTGAAGCAAGAAAGAGAAATGTTTGACATGTTTAGTCATCTACATGATTTCATTTTCTCCAGAAGAATAAGAGAATCAAGAACTCATAAGATGAGATGATTGTGTTTAAATGCATTCACACAATGAAAAAGAACAATCATAAAGTGGAGCATGGTGATCATGGTACTAAAAACAAGATACATTGAAGAGCTATCCTAATCCAGTTAGATAGGACTGAGCTCTACACTCAATAAACATGACATATATACCGTGGCAACAGAGTTATTTTGATGGCATGCCACAATTGCATTGCAATGTCGATAAAGTGTTAGTGAACTGAAAATTGAACTATATTGAGGACTTAGTACTAAAATAAAACCCATAACTAGCAACTATAAGTTTGGAAACAAAGATTTTGGGAACACTGCAGATATTTAGCCATGCATGGGAGTCCTGTAACCATGCCCcgtaataaaatataatcagctCATGCCTCATGCAAAACCTATTCCTAATGTTCTCtctaagagaaataaaaaaaaaagagagaaacttgCTGACACCAATTAATTCATTGAGAACTCTTCAGTCATAAATAAAGGGCAGGGATAATGATAGAAATACCATGAAGAATTCGTGGAGAGAGTTGTGGAGATGCCGACAGCAATATTGCTCCCTTCTCCTTCTTTCGGTAAAATCTCACATAAATAAGAACTGCCAACAACAGTGCCACAGCTACTGCTGCTATACTTATGCCAGCAATAGCTCCACCTGCTATTCCTGGTTACAGGAAAGTACAACGTCAGCTCAAAGTAGCAAGTAACTTTGAATTTTATCACCTTACATTCAAgtccaaatatcaaaataaagaaTCAGAGAAGCCCAAAGCACCTGTGctgaaaaagggaaaaatgaaaaacaaaaagaaattacaaacaTGTAATAATTCATAAAACCCACAAatgaacaaacaaacaaacagtaAAAAACGAAGAACAAATTTAGAATgtagtataattaaaaataaataaattattacctCGACTTCAAGGGCCGGTAGCTACCATCTGCATCTgtaaataaagaagaaacagATTCGCGGTAAGACAAATTGATAGCATCTAACCGCTAAAAACTGTTATTTCAGTCATCAATAAATAGCTTTAGAATTTATTGAACATTCAAttacataaatttaataatccGGACCGTGAAATATAGACTAAGCTCTCCAAACAAACACCCCAGTACTTATTAATTGTgtgttttcttaattaatttcccTAATTCAATTACCCCCAACTAActaattatcaaaacaaaacattatttctccaattcttctaaaaataatcaaaataaacaaatcaccTTTGGTAGGAATATAAACCACACCAGTCTGAGTCTCTCGACTAAAATTGAAACCAACATTATACCGCTGCAGCAACTCCTGAGTAACATTGTTCTGTTTGGCAATGGACTCCAAAGTATCGTTGGGTTGGAGCGGGTACGTCATAAACAGGCCATAATCCTTAGAAACCGAGCTATCCCCACACGAACAATTAACACTCACATTGAGTTTTCCGTTATCGGGTATATTAAACTCGGAGTAGTTATTGAAGTACACCAACGACGGGATCGTGGTCAAATTGGCATAGTATGTATTAGCGACGTCAGTGTAAGTGTTTTGAGATCTGACGTTGTAGTTGAAGAAGTGGCCGAGGAATTGACCTTCGATGCAGTCGCAGGGGAAAGGGATGTTGATCCTGATGAAGGATGAGAGGCTGTCTTTGCTTGGCAATTGAGGGTTGTAACGGAGGATGGTGTCGAAATCTGATGATTTTAAGATGCTTGATTGCATAACTTCGGCGATGAATGTGAGGTCTGCGTCTTGCCAAACGTAGTAGGAGGCTAGAGCCAAATCGCAGCCTTTTCTGCACTTTGATTCGATTGAGTAGCAGAGTAAAAGCAGAAGAATAAAACCTAACCCTAATTTGGGATTCATTGGTTCGAAAAATTCCTGTCCAGGAGAAGGAAGATGAACTAGAGAAACTGAGTTTTGATTTGACCGATGCCTGACGTTTGTAGTGTTCAGTTAAATCCCCGCGGTTTTCTGTTAAATGAATTTGTCTTGTTGAGTTTGGCGGGGCGGGGCTCGTTAGCATAGAAATTATAAAGTAAAGGACGCGCGCCGGCTGTTTGACTTCGTCTCTTCTAATTGGACCCGGCACTACTCCCCGGTTCACTTTGACTACTCataattttacttaatttaaaaatacatgtattttctctatttgaaaactaataaaaaaatataaattaagtggGAAAAGTaatttacatattttatttactatgaattcaaataataattttttt from Populus alba chromosome 14, ASM523922v2, whole genome shotgun sequence includes:
- the LOC118038702 gene encoding lysM domain receptor-like kinase 3 isoform X2, giving the protein MNPKLGLGFILLLLLCYSIESKCRKGCDLALASYYVWQDADLTFIAEVMQSSILKSSDFDTILRYNPQLPSKDSLSSFIRINIPFPCDCIEGQFLGHFFNYNVRSQNTYTDVANTYYANLTTIPSLVYFNNYSEFNIPDNGKLNVSVNCSCGDSSVSKDYGLFMTYPLQPNDTLESIAKQNNVTQELLQRYNVGFNFSRETQTGVVYIPTKDADGSYRPLKSRNSRWSYCWHKYSSSSCGTVVGITGSNSNRPVNATGSQGLTGITVDKSVEFSYEELAKATDDFSLANKIGEGGFGTVYYAELRGEKAAIKKMDVQDSKEFFAELKVLTHVHHLNLVRLIGYCVEGSLFVVYEYIENGNLSQHLRGSGKDPLTWSTRVQIALDSARGLEYIHEHTVPVYIHRDIKSANILIDKDFRGKVADFGLTKLTKVGSASLLTRLVGTFGYMSPEYAQYGDVSPKLDVFAFGVVLYELISAKEAIVKANDSSAESRGLIALFEDVLNQPDPGEDLRKLVDPRLGEDYPLDSVRKVAQLAKACTHENPQVRPSMRSIVVALMTLSSSTEDWDVGSFYENQALVNLMSGR
- the LOC118038702 gene encoding lysM domain receptor-like kinase 3 isoform X1; the protein is MNPKLGLGFILLLLLCYSIESKCRKGCDLALASYYVWQDADLTFIAEVMQSSILKSSDFDTILRYNPQLPSKDSLSSFIRINIPFPCDCIEGQFLGHFFNYNVRSQNTYTDVANTYYANLTTIPSLVYFNNYSEFNIPDNGKLNVSVNCSCGDSSVSKDYGLFMTYPLQPNDTLESIAKQNNVTQELLQRYNVGFNFSRETQTGVVYIPTKDADGSYRPLKSRFYRKKEKGAILLSASPQLSPRILHVTGSNSNRPVNATGSQGLTGITVDKSVEFSYEELAKATDDFSLANKIGEGGFGTVYYAELRGEKAAIKKMDVQDSKEFFAELKVLTHVHHLNLVRLIGYCVEGSLFVVYEYIENGNLSQHLRGSGKDPLTWSTRVQIALDSARGLEYIHEHTVPVYIHRDIKSANILIDKDFRGKVADFGLTKLTKVGSASLLTRLVGTFGYMSPEYAQYGDVSPKLDVFAFGVVLYELISAKEAIVKANDSSAESRGLIALFEDVLNQPDPGEDLRKLVDPRLGEDYPLDSVRKVAQLAKACTHENPQVRPSMRSIVVALMTLSSSTEDWDVGSFYENQALVNLMSGR